From Syngnathus typhle isolate RoL2023-S1 ecotype Sweden linkage group LG13, RoL_Styp_1.0, whole genome shotgun sequence, a single genomic window includes:
- the LOC133165063 gene encoding rho GTPase-activating protein 29-like isoform X3 → MGDVDNGSGLGTPQTRRSRSFDNLAVEPEDYAAEKNDLAGPDVSLSREEEVDLTLLKHDSGVESALLYAKAWSKYIKDLLGWMEKRVTMDMECAKSYAKLAESVKSLVTQQDYMPFSDIYNSTFKNDIEYNQLLVQTAMALQTNKFIQPLLGRKNELDKLRKDLKEQWQKEQKKMHEADTSLRKARALKAQRREEYQKACSSTSRSLEEQPNAGNKQLERKRRLEEEALQKAEEAQEQYQSSMADAGVRRMDLANVKRTILTQIRETVFQCDLTLKAVTVNWFQMQHVQMALLPAHHQALSDSAKLYEPGECYSEFVRRLPRHLPRERMHSDSVSSDGARFAFAKRSVGSTHSSHGNLSQASLTSCDVLSGDEVDSPLRRRPGIAKRRSNSSTDIPAGLRGQAPPLRAWTSGSPGSQGGMCSDSESAGGSSESRSMDSPSASPGDFKRRLPRTPSTGTMSSADDLDEREPLSPLDNGLAEMVTETASSPGPFRNAQMSKAAQTHKLRKLRAPSKCRECDSLVVFHGAECEECSLACHKKCLETLAIQCGHKKLQGRLQLFGINFTQASKNSADGIPFIIKKCTSEIESRALNIKGIYRVNGAKSRVEKLCQAFENGKDLVELSELSPHDISNVLKLYLRQLPEPLILYRFYNDFIGMAKEYQRLVVEEAQESDSKKSDELSVHLNRVVLRIRDLLRQLPAANYRTLHFLVTHLNRVSEHAEENKMTASNLGIIFGPTLLKPRQADAEVSLSSLVDYPYQALMVELLVRHFQVVFDASPSSRSDAAAAGRSSPGLTPQEKLQRLSRHSASLTDIKESAKVYKRFSSVIPSSHILDEVQEVQPGTDRTDSSDGVNGVDKRSSHAAPSGSTSSNLASTVQLRAHRSRPACRPISMPLERLPTPVERIDPVVEAIAETAGVEPAAARAGSSRVSTYYITPFIDTRTMQRRTWDRKYKHYDVTPRTAMIMAKLPTASASAGTMFNNNPFALSVKPTWASAAQDDQPSSCSPLTLRPPRTLQPPPGTFYKPPVGRARTVPDWTTTATTPTMVATTATSPSSPPGRLQTQDSTDSAIDPGAASLSPPQSPPPGSPDDPVETKAVYQRLRPRRLQELEHREAHFV, encoded by the exons ATGGGAGATGTGGACAATGGCTCAGGGTTGGGGACCCCCCAGACCAGAAGAAGCCGg TCTTTCGACAACCTCGCCGTGGAGCCCGAAGACTACGCGGCCGAGAAGAACGACCTTGCTG GCCCAGATGTTTCCCTGTCACGCGAGGAGGAGGTGGACCTGACACTGCTGAAGCATGACAGCGGGGTGGAGTCAGCTCTGCTCTACGCTAAAGCCTGGTCCAAGTACATCAAGGACCTGCTGGGCTGGATGGAGAAAAGAGTGACCATGG ATATGGAGTGTGCCAAAAGTTACGCCAAACTGGCAGAGTCGGTCAAGTCGCTGGTGACACAgcag GACTACATGCCCTTCAGCGACATTTACAATTCCACCTTCAAGAACGACATTGAGTATAACCAACTGCTCGTGCAAACCGCCATGGCCTTGCAGACGAATAAATTCATACAG CCTCTCTTGGGTCGTAAGAATGAACTGGACAAATTGAGGAAAGACCTCAAGGAGCAGTGgcagaaggagcagaagaaaatg CACGAGGCGGACACGAGCCTGCGAAAGGCTCGGGCGCTAAAAGCCCAGAGGCGAGAAGAGTATCAGAAGGCCTGCTCGTCCACCAGCCGCTCCCTGGAGGAGCAGCCCAACGCTGGCAACAAGCAGCTGGAGAGAAAGAGGAGGCTGGAAGAGGAGGCCCTGCAGAAG GCCGAGGAAGCCCAGGAACAATACCAGAGCAGCATGGCTGACGCGGGCGTCAGGAGAATGGACCTGGCCAATGTCAAGCGCACCATCCTCACCCAAATCCGAGAGACCGTTTTCCAGTGCGACCTCACGCTCAAGGCG GTAACGGTCAACTGGTTCCAGATGCAACACGTGCAGATGGCGTTGCTACCCGCTCATCACCAGGCGCTGAGTGACAGCGCCAAGCTGTACGAGCCCGGCGAGTGCTACTCTGAGTTTGTGCGTCGCCTTCCCCGACACCTGCCCAGGGAGCGCATGCACTCCGACTCGGTTTCTTCAGACGGTGCCAG GTTCGCGTTTGCCAAGCGGTCAGTGGGCAGCACCCACTCCTCCCACGGAAACCTGTCCCAGGCCTCGCTCACCTCCTGCGATGTCCTCAGCGGCGACGAGGTGGACAGCCCGCTTCGCCGCCGGCCGGGGATCGCCAAGCGCCGCTCCAACAGCAGCACCGACATCCCTG CAGGGTTGAGGGGGCAGGCCCCGCCACTCCGAGCCTGGACCTCCGGCAGTCCGGGGAGCCAGGGTGGGATGTGCAGTGACTCTGAGAGCGCGGGCGGCAGCAGTGAGTCCAGGTCCATGGACTCCCCATCTGCCAGTCCAG GCGACTTCAAGCGACGCCTGCCCAGAACTCCTTCCACCGGCACCATGTCTTCTGCTGACGACCTGGACGAGCGAGAACCCCTGTCACCTTTGGACAATG GTCTGGCCGAGATGGTAACAGAGACGGCCAGCTCTCCCGGCCCCTTCCGCAACGCTCAGATGTCCAAAGCGGCGCAGACGCACAAACTTAGGAAGCTCCGAGCGCCGTCCAAGTGCCGCGAGTGCGATAGCCTGGTGGTCTTCCACGGGGCCGAGTGCGAGGAG TGCTCGCTGGCATGCCACAAGAAGTGTCTGGAGACGCTGGCCATCCAGTGCGGCCACAAGAAGTTGCAGGGCAGGCTGCAGCTCTTCGGCATCAACTTCACCCAGGCGTCCAAAAACAGCGCCGACGGAATCCCCTTCATCATCAAGAAGTGCACCTCTGAAATCGAAAGCCGCGCTCTCAACATTAAG GGCATTTACCGCGTGAACGGCGCCAAGTCGCGCGTGGAGAAGCTGTGCCAGGCCTTTGAGAACGGCAAAGACCTGGTGGAGCTGTCGGAGCTGTCTCCGCACGACATCAGCAACGTGCTCAAGCTCTACCTGAGACAG TTACCAGAGCCGCTGATCCTCTACCGCTTCTACAACGACTTCATCGGCATGGCCAAAGAGTACCAGCGCCTGGTGGTGGAGGAGGCCCAGGAAAGCGATTCCAAGAAGTCCGACGAGCTTAGCGTCCACCTCAACCGCGTGGTCCTCCGCATTCGGGATCTTCTGCGCCAGCTGCCCGCCGCCAACTACCGCACACTGCATTTCCTCGTCACGCACCTCAACAG AGTGTCAGAACATGCGGAAGAGAACAAAATGACGGCAAGCAATCTTGGCATCATCTTTGGCCCCACGCTGCTGAAGCCGCGGCAGGCGGATGCCGAAGTGTCCCTGTCATCCCTGGTGGACTACCCGTACCAGGCCCTCATGGTAGAGCTGCTGGTGCGACACTTCCAGGTGGTGTTTGATGCTTCGCCGTCGAGCCGGTCGGACGCCGCTGCTGCCGGCCGGAGTTCCCCTGGCCTCACCccgcaggagaagctgcagcgCCTCAGCAGACATTCTGCCTCCCTGACGGACATCAAAGAG AGTGCCAAAGTGTACAAGAGGTTCTCCTCCGTGATCCCGTCCTCTCACATCCTGGACGAGGTCCAGGAGGTTCAGCCCGGAACCGACCGGACGGACTCCTCAGACGGCGTCAACGGCGTCGATAAGCGATCGAGCCACGCCGCTCCCTCCGGCTCCACATCATCCAACCTGGCATCAACGGTGCAGCTCCGAGCCCATCGCTCTCGGCCAGCGTGCCGTCCTATTAGCATGCCTTTGGAACGCCTCCCTACGCCTGTGGAGCGCATCGACCCGGTGGTGGAAGCCATCGCAGAGACGGCGGGCGTGGAGCCGGCGGCTGCCCGCGCAGGCTCGTCTCGAGTCAGCACCTACTACATCACGCCCTTCATTGACACCCGGACCATGCAACGGCGGACGTGGGACAGGAAGTACAAACATTACGACGTCACGCCCAGGACCGCCATGATCATGGCAAAGCTGCCCACCGCCAGCGCTTCCGCCGGCACCATGTTCAACAACAACCCCTTCGCCTTGTCCGTCAAACCCACCTGGGCGTCCGCCGCACAGGATGACCAGCCGTCTTCCTGCTCGCCGTTAACGCTCAGACCCCCAAGAACTCTGCAGCCCCCGCCGGGGACCTTCTACAAGCCCCCTGTGGGCAGAGCGAGGACGGTCCCCGACTGGACCACCACCGCTACCACCCCCACCATGGTAGCCACCACAGCCACGTCCCCCAGCTCCCCGCCCGGCCGCCTCCAGACACAGGACTCTACCGACAGCGCCATTGACCCCGGGGCGGCCTCCCTGTCACCCCCGCAATCGCCACCCCCCGGCAGCCCCGACGATCCCGTCGAGACCAAGGCCGTCTACCAAAGACTGCGACCTCGCCGCCTCCAGGAGCTGGAGCACAGAGAGGCCCACTTTGTCTAA